From Aedes albopictus strain Foshan chromosome 1, AalbF5, whole genome shotgun sequence, one genomic window encodes:
- the LOC109414745 gene encoding ADP-ribosylation factor-like protein 8, translated as MLALINRILDWFKSLFWKEEMELTLVGLQYSGKTTFVNVIASGQFCEDMIPTVGFNMRKVTKGNVTIKVWDIGGQPRFRSMWERYCRGVNAIVYMVDAADLDKMEASRNELHSLLDKPQLAGIPVLVLGNKRDIPGALDEPGLIERMNLSSIQDREICCYSISCKEKDNIDITLQWLIAHSKSQSR; from the exons ATGTTGGCCCTGATCAATCGGATTCTGGACTGGTTCAAGAGCCTGTTCTGGAAGGAGGAGATGGAACTGACGCTGGTCGGGTTGCAGTACTCGGGCAAGACGACCTTTGTCAACGTAATTGCT TCCGGTCAGTTCTGCGAGGACATGATCCCAACCGTGGGCTTCAACATGCGCAAGGTGACCAAGGGCAACGTCACCATCAAGGTGTGGGACATCGGTGGCCAACCGCGCTTCCGATCGATGTGGGAACGATACTGCCGGGGGGTCAACGCCATCGT CTACATGGTTGATGCGGCGGATTTGGATAAGATGGAAGCGTCACGAAATGAGCTGCATTCGCTGTTGGATAAGCCGCAGCTGGCCGGTATTCCGGTGTTGGTGCTGGGTAACAAGCGGGACATTCCCGGGGCGTTAGATGAACCTGGCTTGATCGAACGAAT GAACCTCTCCAGCATACAGGACCGGGAAATCTGCTGCTACAGTATCTCGTGCAAAGAGAAGGACAATATCGACATCACCCTTCAGTGGCTGATCGCCCACTCCAAGAGCCAAAGCCGTTAA